One part of the Nitrosophilus kaiyonis genome encodes these proteins:
- the tkt gene encoding transketolase, with the protein MDNKMRKKMADTIRFLGLDMIQKANSGHPGVVLGLADVAVVLSEHLKHNPKNPKWINRDRLVFSGGHATGLIYSLLYLWGYDISLEDLKEFRQFGSKTPGHPEYGHTPGVEITTGPLGQGVANAVGMAMAQRYLEYLLNSESAKVIDHKVYCLCGDGDLEEGISYEACAIAGRFALNNLIMIYDSNHITIEGDTSIAWNENIRDRFEAQNWDVIEVDGHNYDDIDSALNWAKRRDKPVLIISHSVIAKGSCKYEGDPHSHGAPLGEDDIRCAKEKAGFDPDKHFFVPEDVLVRFRCAVEKGELAEKEWKKLLLELPYKEQNELLNILQNPDFSSIEWPEFEPGSEIATRDSNGKILNAIAKALPGFVGGSADLAPSNKTYLQGFGDFPKGKNFHFGIREHSMGAISNGMAAYGLVIPFNATFFVFSDYQKPAVRIAALSNLKNYFVWTHDSIGVGEDGPTHQPIEHLSQFRALPNFYVFRPADATENVECWKAALNLNKPCGFVLSRQKLKTLKPQRDYGDPKFGGYIIKKRDNAKITLIATGSEVMLALQAGCHLEERGINANIVSMPCMELFLEQSKEYQDSVIDKNTKVLAIEAASGVEWYRFADDVLAIENRFGASGKASEIFKEYGFTIQNVIDRIEKLLRS; encoded by the coding sequence ATGGATAATAAAATGCGAAAAAAGATGGCTGATACTATAAGATTTTTAGGTCTTGACATGATACAAAAGGCAAACAGCGGGCATCCAGGAGTAGTTTTGGGTCTAGCAGATGTTGCTGTAGTTTTAAGTGAGCATTTAAAACATAATCCTAAAAATCCAAAATGGATAAATAGAGATAGATTAGTTTTTAGTGGAGGCCATGCCACCGGTTTAATTTATTCTCTTTTATATCTTTGGGGTTATGATATAAGCTTAGAAGATTTAAAAGAGTTTAGACAGTTTGGTTCAAAGACTCCAGGGCATCCAGAATATGGTCATACGCCAGGAGTTGAAATCACTACCGGTCCTCTTGGACAAGGTGTTGCAAATGCTGTTGGTATGGCTATGGCACAAAGATATTTAGAATATCTTTTAAACAGTGAAAGTGCTAAAGTAATTGATCATAAAGTTTACTGTTTATGTGGAGATGGAGATTTAGAAGAGGGAATAAGTTATGAAGCATGTGCCATTGCAGGAAGATTTGCACTTAATAATTTGATAATGATTTATGATAGTAATCATATTACAATTGAAGGCGATACATCTATAGCATGGAATGAAAATATTAGAGATAGATTTGAAGCTCAAAATTGGGATGTTATTGAAGTTGATGGTCATAATTATGATGATATTGATTCTGCTTTAAATTGGGCAAAAAGAAGAGATAAACCTGTTTTAATAATATCACATTCAGTTATTGCAAAAGGTAGCTGTAAATATGAGGGTGATCCACACTCTCATGGTGCTCCTCTTGGAGAAGATGATATTAGATGTGCAAAAGAGAAAGCGGGTTTTGATCCAGATAAACACTTTTTTGTACCAGAAGATGTACTGGTTAGATTTAGATGTGCAGTTGAAAAGGGCGAGCTTGCAGAAAAAGAGTGGAAAAAACTTCTTTTAGAATTGCCATATAAAGAGCAAAATGAACTCTTAAATATTTTACAAAATCCAGATTTTAGCTCAATTGAGTGGCCTGAGTTTGAGCCTGGAAGCGAAATTGCTACAAGAGATAGTAATGGAAAAATTTTAAATGCTATTGCTAAAGCTCTTCCTGGATTTGTAGGAGGAAGCGCGGATTTAGCACCATCAAATAAAACATATCTTCAAGGCTTTGGAGATTTTCCAAAAGGGAAAAATTTTCATTTTGGAATAAGAGAGCATTCAATGGGAGCAATTTCAAATGGAATGGCTGCATATGGATTAGTTATTCCATTTAATGCTACATTTTTTGTATTTAGCGATTATCAAAAACCAGCAGTTAGAATTGCTGCTTTATCAAATTTAAAAAACTATTTTGTATGGACTCATGATAGTATTGGTGTAGGTGAAGATGGACCTACACATCAACCAATTGAGCATTTAAGCCAATTTAGAGCTTTGCCTAATTTTTATGTTTTTAGGCCAGCAGATGCTACTGAAAATGTTGAATGTTGGAAAGCTGCATTGAATCTAAATAAACCATGCGGTTTTGTTCTTAGCCGTCAGAAACTGAAAACTTTAAAACCTCAAAGAGATTATGGTGATCCAAAATTTGGTGGATATATTATTAAAAAAAGAGATAATGCTAAAATAACATTAATAGCAACTGGAAGCGAAGTAATGCTTGCGCTTCAGGCTGGATGCCATTTAGAAGAGAGAGGCATAAATGCAAATATTGTTAGTATGCCTTGTATGGAGCTATTTTTAGAACAGTCAAAAGAGTATCAAGATAGTGTAATTGATAAAAATACAAAAGTTTTGGCTATTGAAGCAGCTTCAGGAGTTGAGTGGTA
- a CDS encoding YbaB/EbfC family nucleoid-associated protein, translating to MFDKLNLGDLGKVLEEIQEKAKKIQEESEKKVFVAKSGGGLVKVSANGKGEIIDIDIDDSLLEDKESLQILLISAINDVLKMVEEEKKRVAMNLMGGQNPFGQQ from the coding sequence ATGTTTGATAAACTAAATCTTGGGGATTTAGGAAAAGTATTAGAAGAGATACAAGAAAAAGCCAAAAAAATACAAGAAGAGAGTGAAAAAAAAGTATTTGTTGCAAAAAGTGGTGGTGGATTAGTAAAAGTAAGTGCTAATGGTAAAGGTGAAATTATAGATATAGATATTGATGATTCACTACTTGAAGATAAAGAATCTTTACAGATACTCTTAATAAGTGCAATAAATGATGTTCTTAAAATGGTTGAAGAAGAAAAGAAAAGAGTTGCAATGAATCTTATGGGTGGACAAAATCCTTTTGGACAACAATAG
- a CDS encoding polyprenyl synthetase family protein, protein MSLKENFEKYLLSNLINVESFHPYFNEALNYMLKAGGKRFRPLLLLNVVKAYEPLLLKNSYPIAAAIEFLHTYSLIHDDLPSMDNADLRRGYKTLHKKYDETTAILVGDALNTHSFYLISTAPLSSDVKTKLSYELSYNGGIYGMVLGQAIDCYFENKILDIEKLKFLHIHKTAKLIAASLKMGAIICEKDEDFQNRLYNFGIDLGLLFQIQDDLIDSLEDEKSAGKTTSNDTNKNSFVNLLGVDGAYNEAEKLALKLENELNSFDKNLKESLENLLTEYIFRHRKFMNK, encoded by the coding sequence ATGAGTCTAAAAGAAAATTTTGAAAAATATCTTCTGTCAAATCTTATAAATGTAGAGAGTTTTCATCCCTATTTCAATGAAGCTTTAAATTATATGCTAAAAGCTGGGGGAAAAAGATTTAGGCCTCTTTTGCTTTTGAATGTTGTAAAAGCATATGAACCTCTTCTTTTAAAAAACTCATATCCAATAGCCGCAGCAATAGAATTTTTACACACTTACTCTTTAATACATGATGATCTGCCAAGTATGGATAATGCTGATCTTAGAAGAGGATATAAAACTTTACATAAAAAATATGATGAAACTACAGCAATATTAGTTGGTGATGCATTAAATACACACTCATTTTATCTTATTTCAACTGCACCATTATCTTCAGATGTAAAAACGAAGCTTTCTTATGAATTATCATATAATGGTGGAATATATGGAATGGTTTTAGGTCAAGCTATAGATTGCTACTTTGAAAATAAAATATTAGATATTGAAAAATTAAAATTTTTACATATTCATAAAACTGCCAAACTTATTGCTGCGAGTTTGAAAATGGGTGCAATTATTTGTGAAAAAGATGAAGATTTTCAAAATAGGCTTTATAATTTTGGAATAGACCTTGGACTTTTATTTCAGATTCAAGATGATTTGATTGATTCTTTAGAAGATGAAAAGAGTGCTGGAAAAACAACTTCCAATGATACTAATAAAAACAGTTTTGTAAATCTGCTTGGTGTTGATGGAGCATATAATGAAGCGGAAAAATTAGCATTGAAGTTAGAAAATGAGTTAAATAGTTTTGATAAAAATCTAAAAGAGAGTTTAGAAAATCTTTTAACTGAATATATTTTTAGACATCGGAAGTTTATGAATAAATAG
- the panD gene encoding aspartate 1-decarboxylase, whose protein sequence is MQIEMLYSKIHRATVTDANLNYVGSITIDEELLEAAKLRVGQKVEILNINNGERFTTYVIKGERGKRDICLNGAAARKAHPGDKIIIVAYALFNEEELENYEPTIVLVNENNDIDEILNYM, encoded by the coding sequence ATGCAAATTGAGATGCTTTATAGCAAAATTCATCGAGCAACAGTAACTGATGCAAACTTAAACTATGTTGGATCAATTACTATCGATGAAGAGCTTCTTGAAGCAGCAAAACTAAGAGTAGGTCAAAAAGTTGAAATTTTAAATATAAATAATGGAGAAAGATTTACTACTTATGTAATTAAAGGTGAAAGAGGCAAAAGAGATATTTGTCTTAATGGAGCAGCTGCAAGAAAGGCTCATCCAGGAGATAAAATAATTATAGTAGCCTATGCACTTTTTAATGAAGAAGAGTTGGAAAATTATGAGCCTACAATAGTTTTGGTAAATGAAAATAATGATATTGATGAAATATTAAATTATATGTGA
- a CDS encoding (2Fe-2S) ferredoxin domain-containing protein, with amino-acid sequence MGMPQPAFYLFKCEQSAPPGFPKPSCVNANDPESQQLFQYMAQKLMEKGIIATVQPVRTGCLNRCQLGPVMLVEPGHFMYVGLNKEKIDKIIDEHIIGGKPVEEYLIPKEYWDEPISVADMIKMSSGA; translated from the coding sequence ATGGGAATGCCTCAACCAGCTTTTTATTTATTCAAATGTGAGCAATCAGCACCTCCAGGTTTTCCAAAGCCAAGTTGTGTAAATGCAAATGATCCTGAATCTCAACAACTTTTTCAATATATGGCACAAAAATTGATGGAAAAAGGAATTATTGCAACTGTTCAGCCAGTAAGAACTGGATGTTTAAATAGATGTCAATTAGGGCCTGTTATGCTTGTTGAACCGGGTCATTTTATGTATGTTGGACTAAATAAGGAAAAAATTGATAAAATTATAGATGAACATATTATTGGTGGAAAACCAGTAGAAGAGTATTTGATTCCAAAAGAGTATTGGGATGAGCCAATAAGTGTAGCAGATATGATAAAAATGAGTAGTGGAGCATAA
- a CDS encoding UDP-N-acetylmuramoyl-L-alanyl-D-glutamate--2,6-diaminopimelate ligase, producing MKINFKDITVTDNTKEYNENIYFLKTSQNSKYVDKNIKNFITPKELIKILSLEDIKIIGVTGTNGKTTTSAAIYSLLIDSGKKCALQGTRGFFINDEKIEDKSLTTPSILNTIKHLYQAKKRDCEYFVMEVSSHAIEQNRIEDLNFSLKIHTNITQDHLDYHKTFKNYVDIKNSFFLDDSKKLINKDDPLIKFNYKNAYSYGLDNPSTFQILAYSLENGISAAIKFADEIADFHSPLIGLFNVYNLAAAVSAVKILENMPLNEICENVENFAGVSGRMEVINYEPLIIIDFAHTPDGMKKVFESFPGKDLVCVFGAGGDRDRDKRAKMGDIASRFCKKIYITSDNPRSEKPIDIINDIYQGVVDKNKAELIEDRKEAIKKAIKNLKSDEILLILGKGDETYQEINGKKIPFDDREIVRESLVISH from the coding sequence ATGAAAATTAATTTTAAAGATATAACTGTAACAGATAATACAAAAGAGTATAATGAAAATATTTATTTTTTAAAAACATCTCAAAATAGTAAATATGTAGATAAAAATATAAAAAACTTTATTACTCCAAAAGAGCTTATAAAAATTTTATCATTAGAAGATATAAAAATTATTGGTGTTACTGGAACTAATGGTAAAACAACTACAAGTGCTGCAATTTATTCTCTTTTAATTGATAGTGGTAAAAAGTGTGCTTTGCAAGGAACAAGAGGTTTTTTTATAAATGATGAAAAAATTGAGGATAAATCATTAACAACACCATCGATATTAAATACTATTAAACATCTATATCAAGCTAAAAAGAGAGATTGTGAATATTTTGTAATGGAAGTTAGTTCACATGCGATTGAGCAAAATAGAATAGAAGATTTAAATTTTTCATTAAAAATTCATACAAATATAACTCAAGACCATTTAGATTATCATAAAACTTTTAAAAATTATGTAGATATAAAAAATTCATTTTTTTTAGACGATTCAAAAAAACTTATAAACAAAGATGACCCATTAATAAAGTTTAATTATAAAAATGCATATAGTTATGGACTTGATAATCCATCAACTTTTCAAATATTGGCTTACTCATTAGAAAATGGTATTAGTGCTGCTATAAAATTTGCAGATGAAATTGCAGATTTTCACTCTCCTCTTATTGGTCTTTTTAATGTATATAACCTCGCTGCAGCCGTTAGTGCAGTTAAAATTTTAGAAAATATGCCATTAAATGAAATTTGCGAAAATGTAGAAAATTTTGCAGGTGTTAGTGGCAGAATGGAAGTAATAAATTATGAACCATTAATTATAATCGATTTTGCTCACACACCTGATGGAATGAAAAAGGTTTTTGAATCTTTTCCTGGTAAAGATTTGGTTTGTGTTTTTGGTGCTGGTGGAGATAGAGATAGAGATAAAAGAGCTAAAATGGGTGATATTGCTTCAAGATTTTGCAAAAAAATTTATATTACAAGTGACAATCCAAGAAGCGAAAAACCAATTGATATTATAAATGATATTTATCAAGGTGTAGTGGATAAGAATAAAGCAGAGCTAATTGAAGATAGAAAAGAGGCGATAAAAAAAGCAATTAAAAATTTAAAAAGTGATGAAATTTTGCTTATTCTTGGAAAAGGGGATGAAACATATCAAGAGATAAATGGTAAAAAAATTCCTTTTGATGATAGAGAAATTGTGAGAGAGTCATTAGTCATTAGTCATTAG